Proteins from a single region of Nitrospinaceae bacterium:
- a CDS encoding DUF2971 domain-containing protein, translated as MSISTLYKYKSLSTTEELKHARSLICDSEIYFSSPLDFNDPFDCRPGFRIGETEEDKEKFVGELIEITPEHMAMIDKTKLETTIRNNFLKECENMGVGLCCFSEINDEILMYSHYSSSHQGFCLEFEVPNETSFFGSARKVNYSNEYPIVDPLSHSPEKDLENMFLSKSRKWEYEKERRIFAFNLASTTRKFPEELLKGIIFGCRMEEDYKILFREWEKKRSSPLQFYEARIKEKEYGLDIDPVD; from the coding sequence ATGAGTATTTCAACTCTTTATAAATACAAGTCATTGAGCACAACGGAAGAGTTGAAACACGCCAGAAGTCTGATCTGTGATAGTGAAATATATTTTTCCTCGCCACTGGATTTTAACGATCCATTTGATTGTCGGCCTGGATTTAGAATTGGAGAAACAGAAGAAGACAAAGAAAAATTTGTTGGAGAATTAATAGAAATTACCCCCGAACACATGGCAATGATAGATAAGACAAAATTAGAGACGACAATTAGAAATAATTTTTTAAAAGAATGTGAAAATATGGGAGTAGGTCTATGTTGTTTCAGTGAAATTAATGATGAAATTTTAATGTATTCGCATTACTCAAGTTCACACCAAGGATTCTGTTTGGAGTTCGAGGTGCCAAATGAAACTTCTTTTTTTGGAAGTGCCCGAAAGGTTAACTATTCAAATGAATATCCAATAGTCGATCCTCTCTCTCATTCTCCCGAGAAAGATTTGGAAAATATGTTCTTATCTAAATCAAGGAAATGGGAATATGAAAAAGAACGAAGAATTTTTGCGTTTAATTTAGCAAGCACTACTCGGAAATTTCCAGAAGAACTTTTGAAAGGTATAATTTTTGGTTGTCGGATGGAAGAGGATTACAAGATTCTTTTTCGTGAATGGGAGAAGAAAAGAAGTTCGCCACTCCAATTTTACGAGGCGCGAATCAAGGAAAAAGAATACGGGCTCGATATCGATCCGGTTGATTGA